A genomic region of Vitreoscilla filiformis contains the following coding sequences:
- the cas5e gene encoding type I-E CRISPR-associated protein Cas5/CasD yields the protein MDFLVFQLQAPMASWGEAAVGEYRGSAPHPGQSALVGLLGAALGLDRADEAAHAALRDGYGFAVGVLGAQGDGRLLRDYHTAQVPPRSALKGRPHATRRDELAMPKRELGTILSTRDYRQNVHYLIAVALREGATAPHTLAALAQALRTPRFHLYLGRKTCAPAAPLWPQVVEAASAHAAMQVFGERFEAQRQQAQAATQAARPQRWVPEVLEPLPSLTRLHFDAHIPAGVPAWLNVPRKDRLMSRRGWQFGDRTEFTAWLAEEEPPCS from the coding sequence ATGGACTTTCTGGTTTTCCAACTTCAGGCGCCGATGGCGTCGTGGGGGGAAGCGGCGGTGGGGGAGTATCGGGGTTCGGCACCGCATCCGGGGCAGTCGGCCTTGGTGGGGTTGCTGGGCGCAGCGCTGGGGCTGGATCGGGCCGACGAGGCCGCCCATGCGGCGCTGCGCGATGGCTACGGTTTCGCCGTAGGCGTGCTCGGTGCCCAAGGGGATGGCCGCTTGCTGCGTGACTATCACACCGCCCAGGTGCCCCCGCGCAGTGCGCTCAAGGGCCGCCCACACGCCACGCGCCGCGATGAGCTGGCGATGCCCAAACGCGAGCTGGGCACCATTCTTTCCACCCGGGATTACCGGCAGAACGTGCATTACCTGATCGCCGTCGCGCTGCGCGAAGGGGCCACGGCCCCGCACACGCTGGCCGCGCTGGCACAGGCGCTGCGCACGCCCCGCTTTCATCTGTACCTGGGCCGCAAGACCTGCGCCCCAGCCGCGCCGCTGTGGCCGCAGGTGGTGGAGGCCGCGTCGGCCCATGCGGCGATGCAGGTGTTTGGCGAGCGTTTCGAAGCCCAGCGTCAACAAGCCCAGGCGGCCACACAGGCCGCACGGCCCCAGCGCTGGGTGCCCGAGGTGCTGGAGCCGCTGCCCAGCCTCACCCGGTTGCACTTTGATGCCCACATTCCCGCCGGCGTGCCGGCATGGCTCAACGTGCCACGCAAGGATCGGCTGATGAGCCGCCGAGGCTGGCAGTTTGGGGATCGCACGGAGTTCACGGCCTGGCTGGCCGAAGAGGAGCCGCCATGTTCTTGA
- the cas1e gene encoding type I-E CRISPR-associated endonuclease Cas1e has translation MSTLLPSLKPIPIKERISIVFVGLGELDVIDGAFVIVDATGVRTQLPIGGVACVMLEPGSRLSHRAAALAARVGTLLVWVGEAGVRLYSAGQPGGARSDRLLYQARLALDETLRLKVVRKMYALRFDEEPPARRSVEQLRGIEGARVRQTYQLLAKKFGVHWKGRDYDPESWDVSDLPNRCLSAATACLYGVTEAAVLAAGYAPAVGFIHTGKPLSFVYDIADLYKFETVVPVAFKVAASQPRGNAEREVRLACRDMFRQTRLLDRIIPDIEAILAAGEVVPAQALQGVVGPAIPNQEGVGDAGHRA, from the coding sequence GTGAGCACGCTGTTGCCATCGCTCAAGCCGATCCCGATCAAGGAGCGAATTTCCATCGTCTTTGTGGGGCTGGGCGAGCTGGACGTGATCGACGGGGCGTTTGTCATCGTCGATGCCACGGGCGTTCGCACGCAACTGCCCATCGGTGGGGTGGCGTGTGTGATGTTGGAGCCGGGGTCGCGGCTGTCGCACCGGGCGGCGGCGCTGGCGGCGCGGGTGGGCACGCTGCTGGTGTGGGTGGGGGAAGCGGGCGTGCGGCTCTATTCGGCGGGGCAGCCGGGCGGGGCGCGTTCGGATCGGCTGCTGTACCAGGCCCGGCTGGCGCTGGATGAAACGCTGCGGCTCAAGGTGGTTCGCAAAATGTACGCCCTGCGTTTTGACGAGGAGCCGCCAGCGCGGCGCAGCGTGGAGCAGTTGCGCGGCATCGAGGGTGCGCGGGTTCGGCAGACTTACCAGCTCTTGGCCAAGAAGTTTGGTGTCCACTGGAAGGGGCGGGACTATGACCCCGAATCCTGGGATGTGAGTGATTTACCGAACCGGTGTTTATCGGCGGCCACGGCATGTTTGTACGGGGTGACGGAAGCGGCGGTGCTGGCGGCGGGGTATGCGCCGGCGGTGGGGTTCATTCACACGGGCAAGCCGCTTTCGTTTGTGTACGACATCGCCGATCTCTACAAATTTGAAACGGTGGTGCCGGTGGCGTTCAAGGTGGCGGCGTCGCAGCCGCGTGGCAATGCCGAGCGCGAGGTGCGGTTGGCGTGCCGGGACATGTTCCGGCAAACGCGCCTGCTGGATCGCATCATCCCTGACATTGAAGCGATTTTGGCGGCGGGTGAAGTGGTGCCGGCGCAGGCGCTGCAAGGGGTGGTTGGCCCGGCCATTCCGAACCAGGAGGGCGTGGGGGATGCTGGTCATCGTGCTTGA
- the cas6e gene encoding type I-E CRISPR-associated protein Cas6/Cse3/CasE: MFLSLLTPRPGHEREAAQQRLADGPYGDHQWLWRLFPAEAGTARDFLFRRQEVGGLPRYHLVSQRAPQSPGEAWLLQTRPYAPKLEAGERLAFELLACPTVRHGRDPRDGKSRRHDVVMEAKKTLLAERSLSRWADWPASDGRPDLYALVQSTCTAWLARRGERAGFVLDEACCVVSAYQPMRQRRSSAPADEAPLQFSTVELSGELTVQDPSAFTHMLTHGLGSAKAFGCGLMLVRRAL; encoded by the coding sequence ATGTTCTTGAGTTTGCTCACCCCGCGTCCGGGTCACGAGCGCGAAGCGGCGCAGCAGCGTTTGGCCGATGGCCCTTATGGCGATCACCAATGGTTGTGGCGCCTGTTCCCCGCCGAAGCGGGCACGGCCCGGGATTTTCTGTTTCGGCGTCAAGAGGTGGGCGGGTTGCCGCGTTATCACTTGGTGTCGCAGCGGGCACCGCAGTCACCGGGGGAGGCTTGGCTGCTACAAACGCGGCCTTATGCGCCGAAGTTGGAAGCCGGCGAGCGGCTGGCGTTCGAGCTGCTGGCCTGCCCAACGGTGCGCCATGGGCGTGACCCGCGAGACGGCAAATCCCGCCGCCATGATGTGGTGATGGAAGCGAAGAAAACCCTGTTGGCCGAGCGCAGCCTGAGCCGCTGGGCAGATTGGCCAGCCAGCGATGGCCGCCCGGATTTGTACGCGCTGGTGCAATCGACCTGCACAGCGTGGCTGGCGCGGCGCGGGGAGCGCGCAGGGTTTGTGCTGGATGAGGCGTGCTGTGTGGTGTCGGCCTATCAGCCGATGCGCCAGCGGCGCAGCAGTGCGCCTGCCGACGAGGCGCCCTTGCAATTCAGCACCGTGGAACTCAGCGGCGAACTGACGGTGCAAGACCCCAGCGCTTTCACCCACATGCTGACGCACGGCCTGGGCAGCGCCAAGGCGTTTGGCTGTGGGTTGATGTTGGTGCGGCGGGCACTGTGA
- the cas2e gene encoding type I-E CRISPR-associated endoribonuclease Cas2e yields the protein MLVIVLENVPPRLRGRMAVWLLEVRAGVYVGNYGRKVREYLWEQVEEGLEDGNAVMVWRSTAEAGYEFLTLGPNRRMPVDLDGVQLVSFFPPTAPDSDA from the coding sequence ATGCTGGTCATCGTGCTTGAGAATGTGCCGCCTCGGTTGAGGGGGCGCATGGCGGTGTGGTTGCTGGAGGTGCGTGCGGGGGTGTATGTGGGCAACTATGGCCGCAAGGTGCGGGAATACTTGTGGGAGCAAGTGGAAGAGGGGCTGGAAGATGGCAATGCGGTGATGGTGTGGCGCAGCACGGCAGAAGCTGGATACGAGTTTCTGACGCTGGGCCCAAACCGGCGCATGCCGGTGGACTTGGACGGCGTGCAACTGGTGAGTTTCTTCCCCCCAACCGCCCCGGATTCAGACGCCTGA